From Bacteroides uniformis:
ATTATCAGATACATGTGCCATTCTTTATTTGGATGTCCGAAAACTACCGGCAGAGATACCCATCGTTATTGGAGGCCGCACAAGCCAATAGGCAGAAGAATGTATCTTCCAGTGCCTCATTCTTCCAGACAATGCTGGAAATAGGTGGAGTGGAGACCCCATACCGGAATGACTCTTTATCTGTCACCAGCGCTCTGTTTATCGAAAGACCCAGAGTCTATCTGAACGACCACAATGAAGCCCGCACACTGGATGATGTCGGTATGCTCAAGGAAGACTTCAAGATGCTGGAAGAGAAAGGCATTAGGTAATCAGGGAAAGAGAGCAGGCTGTTGCTATTTTGCCCTGATTCTTGATATAAAATTCTGAATCACCGGATACATCTCCTCTACCGTATTCAGCTCCATGCAAGCCGTCTCCAACGGGCACCAGCCGGTCTTGTCACGGTTAATGATATGGGGAACCTCTTGGGCAAAAGTCGTTTCAATTCCTGCTTCGCACAGCAATGCCAGCGCAGGAGTGCTGATTATATCGGCATAGACCGTTTTAAAGCCTCCCAGTACCATCAAAGCAGCGGCACCTTTCCCTATAACCTTATCGGCAATGGCAGCCCCCTTCATAAATGCAGAATCTGCCTGGTACAAATCATACAAATCCGCTACTCCCCGTTGGGTGAAAGTAC
This genomic window contains:
- a CDS encoding DUF1893 domain-containing protein, which encodes MESIIDILHKGGYSCVMKNREEVRTFTQRGVADLYDLYQADSAFMKGAAIADKVIGKGAAALMVLGGFKTVYADIISTPALALLCEAGIETTFAQEVPHIINRDKTGWCPLETACMELNTVEEMYPVIQNFISRIRAK